The Prochlorococcus sp. MIT 1300 genome has a window encoding:
- a CDS encoding ABC transporter ATP-binding protein encodes MPNSSGRLLEINQLRVRYPKNLDWTLDGLTLQVSQGECLALAGPSGCGKSTLARTLLGLLPSGSKCEGEVCVAGIDFRSITESNLRKVRGQTIGLVYQDPMTRLNPLMTAGEHLLDTLSRHRPETDRSWRERKAQELLDKVKIGTNRFNSYPHEFSGGMRQRLAIALAIALSPSLVIADEPTTSLDVAVANQVMLELKSLCIELGSALLLITHDLAIANRWCEQLAIIANGKVVEKSKTQDLLLAPQSDTAKRLVKAAREREGIFVSKPNANASRTVLEVEGLRCWYPQGGWPWAPKWFKAVEVVTFDLHAGECLGVVGASGCGKSTLCRTLIGLEPLRGGRVNLLGKDLFRLKGKALRNARMALQMVFQDPSACLNPKMTIAEAVADPLLIHNLCSVVQAKERARELLEQVGLSPVEEYQNRFPRELSGGQQQRVSIARALALNPKVLICDESISMLDSIIQMDVLRLLGKIQKELGLAVLFITHDLVVAASFCHRIIVLDKGKVVEEGPADLVLKSPRNLVTQKLLASCPRVPLVNG; translated from the coding sequence ATGCCCAATTCCTCAGGGCGGCTACTAGAAATTAATCAGCTACGTGTGCGCTATCCAAAGAACCTTGATTGGACCCTGGATGGTTTGACTTTGCAGGTTTCGCAAGGAGAGTGCCTGGCTTTAGCTGGTCCGTCTGGTTGTGGAAAGAGCACTTTGGCGAGGACTCTTTTAGGACTTCTTCCTTCTGGTTCTAAATGTGAAGGAGAAGTCTGTGTGGCGGGGATTGATTTCAGATCAATAACAGAAAGCAACCTAAGAAAAGTACGAGGTCAAACAATTGGCTTGGTCTATCAAGACCCAATGACACGTTTGAACCCTCTAATGACCGCAGGAGAACATCTTCTGGACACCTTGAGTAGACATCGGCCAGAAACTGACCGCAGTTGGAGAGAGCGAAAAGCTCAGGAATTACTAGACAAAGTCAAAATAGGGACTAATCGATTTAATTCATATCCTCATGAATTTAGTGGTGGTATGCGACAGAGACTTGCTATCGCTTTGGCGATTGCTTTAAGTCCCTCTCTCGTAATTGCTGATGAGCCCACAACCAGCCTTGATGTTGCTGTCGCCAATCAGGTGATGTTAGAACTTAAGAGCTTATGCATTGAACTGGGCAGTGCGCTTCTTTTAATAACGCATGACTTGGCAATTGCTAATAGGTGGTGTGAACAACTGGCAATAATTGCTAATGGCAAGGTTGTTGAGAAAAGCAAAACTCAAGATCTTCTTTTAGCTCCTCAATCTGATACTGCGAAGAGATTGGTTAAGGCTGCACGAGAGAGAGAAGGCATTTTTGTTTCTAAACCAAATGCAAATGCTTCCAGAACTGTTTTAGAAGTGGAGGGTCTGAGGTGTTGGTATCCGCAGGGCGGTTGGCCATGGGCCCCAAAATGGTTCAAGGCAGTTGAGGTTGTAACTTTTGATCTTCATGCAGGCGAGTGTCTTGGAGTAGTAGGGGCATCGGGCTGCGGCAAAAGCACCCTTTGTAGAACTTTGATAGGACTTGAGCCTTTAAGAGGGGGGCGAGTAAATCTTCTAGGCAAGGATTTATTTCGTTTGAAGGGAAAGGCTTTGAGAAATGCTCGCATGGCTTTGCAGATGGTCTTTCAGGATCCATCTGCTTGCCTGAATCCCAAGATGACCATCGCGGAGGCAGTAGCTGATCCTTTATTGATTCACAATTTGTGTAGCGTTGTTCAAGCTAAGGAAAGAGCACGCGAACTTCTTGAACAGGTTGGACTGAGTCCAGTTGAGGAATATCAGAATCGTTTCCCTAGAGAACTTTCAGGTGGTCAGCAGCAACGTGTATCTATAGCAAGGGCATTGGCTCTAAATCCTAAAGTCCTTATTTGCGACGAAAGTATAAGTATGTTGGATTCGATAATACAAATGGATGTATTAAGGTTGTTAGGGAAAATCCAGAAAGAGCTTGGTTTGGCAGTGTTGTTCATAACCCATGATTTAGTAGTTGCAGCCAGTTTTTGCCATCGTATTATTGTTTTAGATAAGGGCAAAGTTGTTGAAGAAGGGCCTGCAGATCTGGTGCTTAAATCACCTCGAAATTTGGTTACGCAGAAATTGTTGGCCTCATGCCCTAGAGTCCCTTTGGTAAATGGTTGA
- the ylqF gene encoding ribosome biogenesis GTPase YlqF, whose translation MSTPAIQWYPGHIAKAEQQLKYQLEKVDLVIEVRDARIPISTSHPHLDRWIQNKKHLLVINRRDMITPEAMKAWDEWFRHETLLQPWWCDAKSGTGTKQLLQAAIKAGSQLNQRRMRRGMRPRAVRALTLGFPNVGKSALINRLVGQKVVASARKAGVTRSLRWVRLGKELDLLDAPGVLPPRLDNQKAALRLAVCDDIGQAAYDVESVALAFLNLLSSLPERSFKGAPQVVLGNRYGAPYPQESDQVHQWLIQVAATHTSGDTARMAQRLLDDFRKTLLGAISLELP comes from the coding sequence GTGAGCACTCCAGCAATACAGTGGTATCCAGGCCACATAGCCAAGGCAGAGCAACAACTTAAATATCAACTTGAAAAAGTTGATCTAGTTATTGAAGTGAGGGATGCACGTATACCTATCTCAACATCTCATCCTCATCTCGATCGGTGGATTCAAAACAAGAAACATCTCCTAGTTATCAACCGTCGAGACATGATCACGCCTGAAGCAATGAAAGCTTGGGACGAATGGTTCCGCCATGAGACTCTCCTACAGCCTTGGTGGTGTGATGCAAAATCGGGAACAGGAACAAAGCAATTACTTCAAGCTGCAATCAAAGCAGGAAGTCAACTCAATCAACGCAGAATGAGACGGGGCATGCGCCCAAGAGCCGTAAGAGCTCTAACTCTCGGCTTCCCAAATGTTGGTAAATCTGCATTAATCAATCGACTAGTAGGTCAAAAAGTCGTAGCCAGTGCAAGAAAAGCTGGAGTTACCCGAAGTCTTCGCTGGGTACGTCTCGGGAAAGAGCTAGATCTGTTAGATGCTCCTGGGGTACTACCCCCTCGTCTAGACAACCAAAAGGCTGCTCTGAGGCTTGCTGTTTGTGATGACATTGGACAAGCTGCCTATGACGTGGAGTCAGTAGCTTTGGCATTTTTAAATTTATTGAGCTCCCTACCAGAAAGAAGCTTTAAAGGAGCTCCTCAAGTCGTTCTAGGGAACAGATACGGGGCTCCATATCCTCAAGAATCCGACCAAGTGCATCAATGGCTTATACAAGTTGCTGCCACCCATACATCGGGAGATACGGCAAGGATGGCTCAGAGGCTGCTTGATGACTTTAGAAAAACATTACTGGGGGCAATCTCCCTTGAATTGCCGTGA
- a CDS encoding phosphoglycerate kinase, whose product MAKRSLSSLKAVDLRGKRVLVRVDFNVPLNDSGLITDDTRIRAALPTIQDLVEKGSQVILSAHFGRPKGKVNEAMRLTPVAARLSDLLGKPVVKTESCVGGDAQSKVNSMKDGDVVLLENVRFFAEEEKNDVDFAKQLASLAQVYVNDAFGAAHRAHASTEGVAKFLSPSVAGYLMEKELQYLQGAVDEPKRPLAAIVGGSKVSSKIGVLESLIDKCDKVLIGGGMIFTFYKARGLSVGKSLVEEDKLDLAKELEEKAKAKGVQLLLPNDVILADNFSPDANSQTASIDSIPDGWMGLDIGPDSVKAFQDALADCQTVIWNGPMGVFEFDKFAAGTNAIANTLAEIGTKGCCTIIGGGDSVAAVEKAGLAEKMSHISTGGGASLELLEGKVLPGVSALDDAS is encoded by the coding sequence ATGGCCAAGCGCTCTCTGTCTAGCCTTAAAGCAGTTGATTTACGCGGAAAGCGTGTCTTAGTGCGAGTTGACTTCAACGTACCTTTAAACGATTCAGGCTTAATAACTGATGACACTCGTATTAGAGCAGCATTGCCGACAATTCAAGATCTTGTTGAGAAAGGATCACAGGTGATTCTTTCAGCTCATTTTGGCCGTCCCAAAGGAAAGGTTAATGAAGCTATGCGGTTAACACCAGTTGCTGCACGATTGAGTGATTTATTAGGAAAACCGGTTGTTAAGACAGAAAGCTGTGTTGGTGGTGATGCTCAGTCAAAGGTCAATTCGATGAAAGATGGAGATGTAGTGCTTTTGGAGAATGTGAGGTTTTTTGCGGAAGAAGAAAAGAATGATGTTGACTTTGCTAAGCAACTTGCCAGCCTTGCACAGGTATATGTGAATGATGCTTTTGGAGCAGCTCATAGAGCTCATGCCTCGACTGAGGGTGTGGCCAAATTCCTGAGTCCAAGTGTGGCTGGTTATCTAATGGAGAAAGAACTTCAGTACCTTCAAGGAGCTGTTGATGAGCCCAAACGCCCTTTAGCAGCAATTGTTGGGGGCTCAAAAGTAAGTAGTAAGATAGGTGTTCTTGAATCTTTGATAGATAAGTGTGACAAGGTCCTCATAGGAGGAGGGATGATATTTACTTTTTATAAGGCACGTGGCCTTTCAGTTGGCAAGAGTCTAGTTGAAGAAGATAAGCTTGATTTGGCTAAAGAGCTTGAAGAAAAGGCCAAAGCAAAAGGTGTTCAATTATTACTACCTAATGATGTTATTTTGGCAGATAACTTTTCCCCTGATGCAAATAGTCAAACTGCCTCAATTGATTCGATACCAGATGGCTGGATGGGATTAGATATTGGACCAGATTCAGTGAAGGCTTTTCAAGATGCTTTAGCTGATTGTCAAACTGTTATTTGGAATGGTCCCATGGGAGTCTTTGAATTTGACAAGTTTGCTGCTGGGACTAACGCTATAGCCAATACTCTTGCTGAAATAGGTACAAAAGGCTGTTGCACGATTATTGGAGGTGGAGATTCTGTAGCTGCTGTAGAAAAGGCAGGGTTGGCTGAAAAGATGTCACACATTTCTACAGGCGGAGGGGCTAGTCTAGAGTTGCTTGAAGGGAAAGTGCTCCCTGGAGTATCGGCACTAGATGATGCCTCTTAA
- a CDS encoding UDP-N-acetylglucosamine--N-acetylmuramyl-(pentapeptide) pyrophosphoryl-undecaprenol N-acetylglucosamine transferase — translation MPRLLIAASGTGGHIFPALAVAKALPSSWTVSWLGVPDRLETSLVPDSYQLLTVRAGGLHGKGVRRFSQFFQLLLASGSVMFFLRRHRIEVVFTTGGYIAAPAILAAWFCGIPVVLHESNAIPGRVTRLMAGLCQSVAIGLPLAGSKLKNCHPVLTGTPVREKFLSPQPLPIWVPVGEGPLLVIIGGSQGALGLNKMVRPLFASLLDAGCRVVHITGENDHELCQLSNPNFVEKTFTYEIPGLFQHADLAISRAGAGSLSELAISGTPAILVPYPYATDQHQEVNAMCAAETGAAVIIHQHLPGEDALSKTVWRLLQVRLNKVENMSDPLIPMSRAMKQFAIADAQQRLINLVTEFK, via the coding sequence ATGCCCAGGCTTCTTATTGCCGCAAGTGGGACTGGTGGACACATTTTCCCAGCCCTTGCCGTGGCGAAGGCCTTGCCCTCGTCTTGGACAGTCAGTTGGCTTGGCGTTCCAGATAGGCTTGAAACAAGTTTAGTCCCAGATAGTTATCAGCTGTTAACTGTTCGAGCAGGCGGCCTGCATGGTAAGGGAGTTCGTCGCTTTAGCCAGTTTTTTCAGTTGCTTTTAGCGAGTGGGAGTGTGATGTTTTTTTTGCGAAGACATCGTATTGAGGTGGTCTTCACTACTGGTGGATATATTGCTGCACCAGCAATTCTTGCTGCATGGTTTTGTGGGATACCTGTTGTATTGCATGAATCAAACGCTATCCCAGGTCGCGTTACTCGGTTGATGGCAGGTTTGTGCCAATCAGTTGCTATTGGCTTGCCGTTGGCAGGTAGCAAACTGAAGAATTGTCATCCTGTTCTAACAGGTACTCCTGTTAGAGAAAAGTTTCTGTCGCCTCAGCCGTTGCCAATCTGGGTTCCTGTTGGGGAAGGACCTTTGTTGGTAATTATTGGAGGTAGTCAAGGTGCTTTGGGGCTCAATAAAATGGTTCGACCTCTTTTTGCTTCTTTGTTAGATGCAGGTTGCCGTGTTGTTCATATAACTGGTGAGAATGATCATGAGCTTTGCCAGTTAAGTAATCCCAATTTTGTAGAAAAAACCTTTACATATGAAATCCCTGGTTTGTTTCAACACGCTGATCTTGCTATTAGTAGGGCAGGGGCAGGGAGCCTCAGTGAATTAGCTATATCGGGTACTCCAGCTATTTTGGTTCCATATCCATATGCAACTGATCAGCATCAAGAAGTAAATGCTATGTGTGCTGCAGAGACAGGAGCTGCAGTGATAATTCATCAACATTTACCTGGGGAAGATGCCCTCAGCAAAACCGTTTGGAGATTGTTGCAAGTACGCTTGAATAAGGTTGAGAATATGTCTGATCCATTGATTCCAATGAGTAGGGCTATGAAGCAATTTGCAATTGCTGATGCACAACAAAGATTGATTAATTTGGTTACGGAATTTAAGTAA
- a CDS encoding RluA family pseudouridine synthase, with protein sequence MNLTNSHHTAFGEGEGQLLKLHYPKPLPMRLDRWLVSQRKEQSRARIQKFITAGFVLVNGVTGKAKTPLHQGDEVLLWMPPPEPLEHLKPQEMKLDVLFEDSHLIVINKTAGLTVHPAPGNKDGTLVNGLLHHCKDLPGIGGELRPGIVHRLDKDTTGCIVVAKSQEALVKLQLQIQKRIASRNYLAIVHGAPTEEKGTISGAIGRHPIDRKKYAVVNEEKGRKAITHWHLIERLGDYSLLGFKLDTGRTHQIRVHCAHIGHPILGDITYSRCKKLPIPLKGQVLHAIKLELDHPANKNRMKFEAPLPEYFQHLIDLLRKRYQSTIYQRDSRA encoded by the coding sequence GTGAACCTCACAAACTCCCATCACACTGCCTTTGGAGAAGGAGAGGGACAACTACTCAAACTCCACTATCCAAAGCCATTGCCAATGAGATTAGATAGATGGCTAGTAAGCCAAAGGAAAGAACAAAGTCGAGCCAGGATTCAAAAGTTCATTACTGCCGGTTTTGTTCTTGTTAACGGCGTCACAGGTAAAGCCAAAACCCCTCTTCATCAAGGAGACGAGGTGTTGCTGTGGATGCCACCACCAGAACCCTTAGAACACCTCAAGCCTCAAGAAATGAAGCTAGATGTGCTTTTTGAAGACTCACATCTCATCGTGATCAACAAAACAGCTGGGCTGACAGTTCATCCTGCACCTGGTAATAAAGATGGGACCTTGGTAAACGGTCTCTTACATCACTGCAAAGATTTGCCAGGGATCGGTGGTGAACTTCGACCTGGGATAGTGCATCGGCTAGATAAAGACACGACAGGTTGTATTGTTGTCGCCAAAAGTCAAGAAGCACTAGTAAAACTACAACTTCAAATTCAAAAGAGAATCGCATCAAGAAACTACTTAGCCATAGTCCACGGGGCCCCGACAGAAGAAAAAGGAACAATTTCAGGGGCAATAGGACGCCATCCAATAGACCGAAAGAAATACGCAGTTGTTAATGAGGAAAAGGGTAGAAAAGCAATTACTCACTGGCATCTTATCGAGAGACTTGGTGATTATTCCCTACTAGGGTTTAAATTAGACACTGGAAGAACTCACCAAATCCGTGTACATTGTGCACACATAGGGCATCCTATTCTGGGAGACATTACTTATAGCCGCTGCAAAAAACTGCCAATACCTCTCAAAGGCCAAGTATTGCATGCAATAAAACTTGAATTAGATCATCCTGCAAATAAAAATCGAATGAAGTTCGAGGCTCCACTGCCTGAATATTTTCAACATTTGATTGACCTGTTACGCAAAAGATATCAATCAACCATTTACCAAAGGGACTCTAGGGCATGA
- a CDS encoding universal stress protein: protein MFETILFPIDQSRQAIETACKALELARKDGSHLTILSVVEPDSAEVNTSESVSALLASVREKFEQGGVSCDAIERKGKPAFVICDVADELNVDLIIMGTRGINIEGKTESTASKVIQLAPCPVLVVP, encoded by the coding sequence ATGTTCGAAACCATTCTTTTCCCAATTGATCAGAGCAGGCAGGCTATTGAAACTGCTTGTAAAGCCTTAGAACTGGCTAGAAAAGATGGGAGCCACTTAACAATCCTTTCCGTTGTTGAGCCTGATAGCGCAGAAGTCAATACTTCTGAATCAGTTTCCGCACTTTTAGCAAGTGTTCGAGAAAAATTTGAACAAGGAGGCGTCTCATGTGATGCAATCGAACGCAAAGGTAAGCCTGCGTTTGTGATCTGCGATGTAGCTGATGAACTAAATGTAGATTTAATTATTATGGGAACAAGAGGGATCAATATCGAAGGCAAAACTGAAAGCACAGCTTCAAAAGTGATACAACTGGCACCATGTCCAGTTCTTGTAGTGCCGTGA